The Candidatus Polarisedimenticolaceae bacterium genome has a window encoding:
- a CDS encoding tetratricopeptide repeat protein, giving the protein MRGRLVLGFACVLAATSGVAAEEGVPVERGVIRLQLPDADAAEAPTDDPKLGDSGLEARRGFDYQAFGSRLEGYWFQRKLHLREGRDEEASRQADAIRSFTAEEGVRRLELPAGALVSEAERLIREGHHSRALASLALADALDPDRPQAHFLRARIAWESNGGTLAAAGEFLSGLRASARSLLRQPVRLHANALLIVLAVQLATLAFAALMAWRYHVPLRHEVEEALTRSGREVAAPAAGWLILLWPLVLVVTAGWIGWWWLVATFRYMRRSERLVAVALLALAALSVPGYRLAVGLYGVSADPRVRTTMAAASGTYEPDRVVKLQQMVAASPDDPTPRFLLAGMYKNGRYFEEAFEEYKRVLKVAPETWQARVNIGNIFFAMGQYGEAIAQYQKAIDMRPRDVLAYCNMHLAQNDALRLNEAAATYQRARAIDAPRVEQLLRPRADRTVVDATINLSSVWRAALEGERLEDWLRADGSGSAAGLVSLLRSLLNPLSVVSLAALAACLLVSLGPRHRPPARRCTRCGRPYCAHCRTSREPQEFCSQCVHLFVLQDGLAPQTKIRKLYEIETHGKRSRLARQLGSLVLPGAGAVLRGRALVGFALLFGWFAGWLAVRPSSLRAVEAVLGLDAHLDLLRWGAVPAVLDFDPALLAGLPLLVVVWILGNAWIRRPREA; this is encoded by the coding sequence GTGAGGGGTCGGCTCGTTCTCGGTTTCGCGTGCGTCCTCGCCGCGACCTCGGGCGTCGCGGCGGAGGAGGGCGTCCCCGTCGAGAGGGGCGTCATCCGCCTCCAGCTCCCCGACGCGGACGCCGCGGAAGCGCCGACGGACGACCCGAAGCTCGGCGATTCCGGCCTCGAAGCCCGCCGGGGCTTCGACTACCAGGCGTTCGGCTCCCGGCTCGAGGGGTACTGGTTCCAGCGGAAGCTGCACCTGCGCGAGGGGCGGGACGAGGAGGCGTCGCGCCAGGCGGACGCGATCCGCTCGTTCACGGCCGAGGAAGGGGTCCGGCGCCTGGAGCTCCCCGCGGGCGCTCTCGTCTCCGAGGCCGAGCGCCTGATCCGCGAGGGGCATCACTCCCGCGCCCTGGCCTCGCTCGCGCTCGCGGACGCCCTCGATCCCGACCGTCCGCAGGCGCATTTCCTCCGGGCGCGGATCGCCTGGGAGTCGAACGGCGGCACGCTGGCGGCGGCGGGGGAGTTCCTCTCCGGACTTCGCGCCTCCGCGCGGTCGCTGCTCAGGCAGCCGGTGCGCCTTCACGCGAACGCGCTCCTGATCGTCCTGGCGGTCCAGCTCGCCACCCTCGCCTTCGCCGCGCTGATGGCCTGGCGTTACCACGTTCCGCTCCGGCACGAGGTCGAGGAGGCGCTCACGCGCTCCGGACGCGAGGTCGCCGCCCCGGCCGCGGGCTGGCTGATCCTCCTGTGGCCGCTCGTGCTCGTCGTCACGGCGGGGTGGATCGGCTGGTGGTGGCTCGTCGCCACCTTCCGCTACATGCGCCGCTCCGAGCGGCTGGTCGCGGTCGCCCTGCTGGCGCTCGCCGCCCTTTCCGTCCCCGGCTACCGACTCGCCGTCGGGCTCTACGGGGTCTCGGCGGACCCGCGCGTGCGCACGACGATGGCGGCGGCCTCGGGGACGTACGAGCCCGATCGCGTGGTGAAGCTGCAGCAGATGGTGGCGGCGTCCCCGGACGATCCGACGCCCCGCTTCCTGCTCGCCGGGATGTACAAGAACGGGCGTTACTTCGAGGAAGCGTTCGAGGAGTACAAACGCGTCCTCAAGGTCGCGCCCGAGACGTGGCAGGCGCGCGTCAACATCGGGAACATCTTCTTCGCGATGGGGCAATACGGCGAGGCGATCGCGCAGTACCAGAAGGCGATCGACATGCGCCCGCGCGACGTGCTGGCCTACTGCAACATGCACCTCGCCCAGAACGACGCCCTGCGCCTCAACGAAGCCGCCGCGACGTACCAGCGCGCGCGGGCGATCGACGCGCCGCGCGTGGAGCAGCTGCTCCGGCCCCGCGCGGACCGCACCGTGGTCGACGCGACCATCAACCTCTCATCCGTGTGGCGCGCCGCGCTCGAGGGGGAACGGCTCGAGGACTGGCTGCGGGCGGACGGCTCCGGGTCGGCCGCGGGCCTGGTGAGTCTCCTGCGCTCGCTCTTGAATCCGCTGAGCGTGGTCTCCCTCGCGGCGCTCGCCGCGTGCCTTCTCGTCTCCCTCGGGCCCCGGCATCGGCCGCCCGCGAGGCGATGCACCCGTTGCGGGCGCCCGTATTGCGCGCACTGCCGCACCTCGCGGGAGCCGCAGGAGTTCTGCAGCCAGTGCGTGCACCTGTTCGTGCTGCAGGACGGGCTGGCCCCGCAGACGAAGATCCGGAAGCTGTACGAGATCGAGACCCACGGGAAACGCAGCCGCCTCGCCAGGCAGCTGGGCTCGCTGGTGCTGCCGGGTGCGGGGGCGGTGCTCCGCGGACGGGCGCTGGTGGGGTTCGCACTGCTGTTCGGCTGGTTTGCCGGGTGGCTTGCCGTGCGCCCGTCGTCGCTGCGGGCCGTGGAGGCGGTGCTCGGGCTCGACGCCCACCTCGACCTGCTCCGGTGGGGCGCGGTGCCCGCCGTTCTCGACTTCGACCCGGCCCTCCTCGCGGGGCTGCCGCTGCTCGTCGTCGTGTGGATCCTGGGAAACGCCTGGATCCGGCGTCCCCGGGAGGCCTGA
- a CDS encoding DUF1844 domain-containing protein, which yields MSEGNSLKEKAQDKPQATFKVSDRRLFTAEGEPRREIPDEPESAAKPVTPQPEPPPAPAETGAGFERRSLEEPPGIDFTVLINAMMQPALIYLGEIPHPATGQPIVDLEQARLQIDMLDLLRVKTRGNLSQQEESLLERVLYQLRMVYVARSGSRG from the coding sequence ATGTCCGAGGGTAACTCGCTGAAGGAGAAGGCACAGGACAAGCCGCAGGCCACGTTCAAGGTCAGCGACCGCCGCCTGTTCACCGCGGAAGGGGAGCCTCGCCGGGAGATCCCCGACGAGCCCGAATCCGCGGCGAAGCCGGTGACGCCCCAGCCGGAACCGCCGCCGGCGCCGGCGGAAACGGGGGCGGGTTTCGAGAGGCGAAGCCTCGAGGAACCGCCCGGGATCGACTTCACCGTGCTGATCAACGCGATGATGCAACCCGCGTTGATCTACCTCGGGGAGATCCCGCACCCGGCGACGGGGCAACCGATCGTCGACCTCGAGCAGGCGCGCCTCCAGATCGACATGCTCGATCTGCTGCGCGTCAAGACCCGCGGCAACCTCTCGCAACAGGAGGAATCCCTCCTCGAGCGGGTCCTGTACCAGCTCCGGATGGTGTACGTGGCCCGGTCGGGCTCGCGCGGCTGA
- a CDS encoding acetyl-CoA carboxylase carboxyltransferase subunit alpha has product MANDDDNFEEPIHQLEARLEGLSGMGDDVALERRREDLRRELRELRARVFAGLSPWQKTLVARHPRRPYTLDYVQHLLEGFVEIHGDRRYADDPAIVCGFGWFRGRAALVVGHQKGRDTKEKIHRNFGMPKPEGYRKAMRAMRLAEKFGRPIFCFVDTPGAYPGIGAEERGQAEAIAFNLREMAKLRVPVLVTVTGEGGSGGALAIGVGNRVNMLEYAVYSVISPEGCAAILWRDASRSRDAARAMKMTAPDLLSLDVIDAIVPEVVGGAHVDPPSQAAILGEVLERQLAELEALSPEALVADRHARFRRMGRCELPRAV; this is encoded by the coding sequence GTGGCCAACGACGACGACAACTTCGAGGAACCCATCCACCAGCTCGAGGCGCGCCTCGAGGGGCTGTCCGGCATGGGCGACGACGTCGCCCTCGAGAGGCGGCGCGAGGACCTGCGCCGCGAGCTGCGCGAGCTGCGCGCGCGCGTCTTCGCGGGCCTGTCGCCGTGGCAGAAGACCCTCGTCGCGCGGCACCCGCGGCGGCCGTATACGCTCGACTACGTGCAGCATCTGCTCGAGGGATTCGTGGAGATCCACGGCGACCGTCGCTACGCCGACGACCCCGCGATCGTCTGCGGGTTCGGCTGGTTCCGGGGGCGCGCCGCGCTCGTCGTCGGCCACCAGAAGGGACGCGACACCAAGGAGAAGATCCACCGAAACTTCGGCATGCCCAAGCCCGAGGGATACCGGAAGGCGATGCGGGCGATGCGTCTCGCCGAGAAGTTCGGGCGGCCCATCTTCTGCTTCGTCGACACGCCGGGGGCCTACCCCGGGATCGGCGCGGAGGAGCGGGGCCAGGCCGAAGCGATCGCGTTCAACCTCCGCGAGATGGCGAAGCTGCGCGTTCCGGTGCTCGTGACCGTGACCGGCGAAGGGGGGAGCGGGGGAGCGCTGGCGATCGGCGTCGGCAACCGCGTGAACATGCTCGAGTACGCCGTGTACTCGGTGATCAGCCCCGAGGGATGCGCCGCCATCCTCTGGCGCGATGCGTCGCGCAGCCGCGACGCCGCGCGGGCGATGAAGATGACCGCGCCCGACCTGCTTTCGCTCGACGTGATCGACGCCATCGTCCCCGAGGTCGTCGGCGGCGCGCACGTCGATCCCCCCTCGCAGGCCGCGATCCTGGGGGAGGTCCTCGAGCGGCAGCTCGCGGAGCTCGAGGCGCTTTCGCCGGAGGCCCTCGTCGCCGACCGTCACGCGCGCTTCCGCCGGATGGGCCGCTGCGAGCTGCCGCGGGCGGTCTAG
- a CDS encoding ABC transporter permease, with protein sequence MSGLLALVRRELRSQLHAPTAWIVAALFLFLSGWFFFNLVWQFAALVRSYGLYAQMTGTPDVADRLNVNAVVVEGLFSNVLVLFLFLVPALSMRAYAEERKLGTDELLLTAPVGATRIVLGKYLGLLFIAGVLLAATGVYLALVVWRGDPETGPIVSGFVGLALALGALCALGLAVSTLTSSQMMAAVGSFVVFLGLYVVGWPADSVEGWARQVLRGLSLPARFDAFSRGLVTTPDLAYFLSLIVLGLVTARLAIASQRWR encoded by the coding sequence ATGAGCGGCCTTCTCGCCCTCGTCCGGAGGGAGCTGCGCTCCCAGCTGCACGCGCCCACGGCGTGGATCGTCGCCGCCCTGTTCCTGTTCCTGTCCGGATGGTTCTTCTTCAACCTCGTCTGGCAGTTCGCCGCCCTCGTCCGCAGCTACGGCCTCTACGCGCAGATGACGGGAACCCCCGACGTCGCGGACCGCCTGAACGTGAACGCCGTCGTGGTCGAGGGGCTGTTCTCCAACGTGCTCGTCCTCTTCCTGTTCCTCGTCCCGGCGCTTTCCATGCGCGCGTACGCGGAGGAGCGCAAGCTCGGGACCGATGAGCTCCTGCTCACGGCGCCGGTCGGGGCGACGCGCATCGTGCTCGGGAAGTACCTCGGCCTGCTCTTCATCGCGGGAGTGCTCCTCGCGGCGACCGGCGTGTACCTCGCGCTCGTCGTGTGGCGAGGCGACCCGGAGACGGGCCCGATCGTCAGCGGGTTCGTCGGCCTGGCGCTGGCGCTCGGGGCGTTGTGCGCGCTCGGCCTCGCGGTGTCGACCCTCACCTCGAGCCAGATGATGGCGGCGGTCGGCTCGTTCGTCGTCTTCCTGGGGCTCTACGTCGTCGGCTGGCCGGCCGACAGCGTCGAGGGGTGGGCCCGGCAGGTTCTCCGCGGCCTCTCGCTTCCCGCCCGGTTCGACGCCTTCTCGCGGGGGCTCGTGACGACCCCCGATCTGGCGTATTTCCTCTCGCTGATCGTCCTGGGCCTGGTGACCGCGCGCCTGGCGATCGCGTCGCAGCGCTGGAGGTAG
- a CDS encoding GldG family protein: MREALRVAGLGGVVLLLFGLVSYAWTGRFDLWVAVHVASGSVLVAASVALNLARFRRSVAARATRERARAATGALLVVGILVALNVAAARRPLQWDLTESRIHTLSEKSRAVLRGLPAPVEAFAFVAAGSPERARLEPLFARFAAEGGDRFRWRFVDAEADPRLADALGVRREGVVAVRSGERIARSVDGIDRLAEGELAKLVVQVSRTGARVVYLVSGHGEPDASDVESASGAGLLAKVLEEESFTVRPLLLPAAGTIPADAALVLLAGPRKPLDPREVELLRGFARDGGRLLLMLEPGAEPGLDALLADWRIVPGDDLVIDQVVTPFEGTSLGAAPLVSDFPDHAATRGFRENVVVSIARTVSPSDHGGLPGVTARVLARTSPSSWAETAWREALREGRVGLDDADRPGPVPIAVAAEAEGGKGRVVAIGDADFAMNARLGSYFNREFLVNLAQWLTGAEDLIVEPPRGLRASRLDLSDADTRNLFRFCVLLLPEALLIVGLAVGWRRRTL, from the coding sequence GTGCGGGAGGCGCTGCGCGTGGCGGGGCTGGGCGGGGTCGTGCTCCTGCTGTTCGGGCTCGTGTCCTACGCCTGGACCGGTCGCTTCGACCTCTGGGTCGCGGTGCACGTCGCCTCGGGGTCGGTGCTGGTCGCGGCCTCGGTCGCGCTCAACCTCGCGCGCTTCCGCCGGAGCGTCGCCGCCCGCGCGACCCGCGAGCGCGCCCGCGCGGCGACGGGAGCCTTGCTCGTGGTCGGGATCCTCGTCGCCCTGAACGTGGCGGCGGCGCGGCGCCCGCTCCAATGGGATCTGACCGAGTCCCGCATCCACACGCTCAGCGAGAAGAGCCGCGCGGTGCTGCGCGGGCTTCCCGCCCCGGTGGAGGCGTTCGCCTTCGTCGCGGCGGGATCTCCCGAGCGCGCGCGCCTCGAACCGCTGTTCGCCCGGTTCGCCGCCGAAGGGGGGGATCGCTTCCGCTGGCGTTTCGTCGACGCGGAGGCGGACCCTCGGCTCGCCGACGCACTGGGCGTCCGGCGCGAGGGGGTCGTCGCGGTACGCTCGGGGGAGCGGATCGCGCGCAGCGTGGACGGGATCGATCGCCTCGCCGAAGGGGAGCTCGCCAAGCTCGTCGTGCAGGTCTCGCGGACCGGCGCGCGCGTCGTCTACCTCGTCTCGGGGCACGGCGAGCCCGACGCGAGCGACGTCGAGAGCGCGTCGGGAGCGGGCCTTCTCGCGAAGGTCCTCGAGGAGGAGAGCTTCACCGTCCGTCCGCTGCTGCTCCCGGCCGCGGGGACGATCCCCGCGGACGCCGCGCTCGTCTTGCTCGCGGGGCCGAGGAAGCCGCTCGATCCGCGGGAGGTCGAGTTGCTCCGCGGCTTCGCCCGCGACGGGGGGAGATTGCTGCTCATGCTCGAGCCCGGGGCCGAGCCGGGGCTCGACGCGCTGCTCGCGGACTGGCGGATCGTGCCGGGGGACGACCTCGTGATCGACCAGGTCGTCACGCCCTTCGAGGGGACCTCCCTCGGCGCCGCACCGCTCGTGAGCGACTTCCCCGACCACGCGGCCACGCGCGGCTTCCGCGAGAACGTGGTCGTCTCGATCGCGCGCACCGTGTCCCCCTCCGACCACGGGGGGCTTCCCGGCGTGACCGCGCGGGTGCTCGCGCGCACGAGCCCCTCGAGCTGGGCGGAGACCGCGTGGCGCGAGGCGCTGCGCGAGGGACGCGTGGGGCTGGACGATGCGGACCGACCGGGGCCGGTCCCGATCGCCGTCGCCGCCGAGGCCGAGGGAGGAAAGGGCCGCGTCGTGGCGATCGGGGACGCCGACTTCGCCATGAACGCGAGGCTCGGGAGCTACTTCAACCGCGAGTTCCTCGTGAACCTCGCGCAATGGCTCACGGGCGCCGAGGACCTGATCGTCGAGCCCCCGCGCGGCCTTCGCGCCTCTCGACTCGACCTGAGCGACGCGGACACCCGGAACCTCTTCCGGTTCTGCGTGCTCCTCCTCCCCGAAGCCCTGCTCATCGTCGGCCTCGCGGTGGGGTGGCGGAGGCGGACGTTGTGA
- the mazG gene encoding nucleoside triphosphate pyrophosphohydrolase, whose protein sequence is MHPTRTFDALVAIMDRLRDPGGCPWDREQTYATLRGFLLEEAYEVAEAIDDGDPEHLREELGDLLFQVVFLSRLAKEEGRFDAADVIEGIATKMVRRHPHVFAEDSAEDAAEVLRKWEEIKKKEKEDAGKAARASLLDGLPRALPALVKAQRLGDKAARVGFDWPEAGAVIRKIEEELSELHEAVRADDRNAAAEELGDLLFATAMLGRKLGVDPEAALEAANAKFRRRFAGVERALHEQGVPLEQAGLELMDRLWSETKRRER, encoded by the coding sequence ATGCATCCCACCCGGACCTTCGATGCGCTGGTCGCGATCATGGACCGCCTGAGGGATCCGGGAGGGTGTCCCTGGGATCGGGAGCAGACGTACGCGACCCTGCGCGGCTTCCTTCTCGAGGAGGCCTACGAGGTGGCCGAAGCGATCGACGACGGCGATCCCGAGCACTTGCGGGAGGAGCTGGGCGACCTGCTCTTTCAGGTCGTCTTTCTGTCACGACTGGCCAAGGAGGAGGGTCGGTTCGACGCGGCCGACGTGATCGAGGGGATCGCCACCAAGATGGTCCGGCGCCACCCGCACGTCTTCGCCGAGGACTCCGCCGAGGACGCCGCCGAGGTCCTCCGGAAGTGGGAAGAGATCAAGAAGAAGGAGAAGGAGGACGCCGGCAAGGCCGCCCGAGCCTCCCTCCTCGACGGCCTCCCCCGCGCGCTCCCCGCCCTCGTGAAGGCCCAGCGCCTGGGGGACAAGGCCGCCCGGGTCGGCTTCGACTGGCCCGAGGCGGGAGCCGTGATCCGCAAGATCGAGGAGGAGCTCTCGGAGCTGCACGAAGCGGTGCGCGCCGACGACCGGAACGCCGCCGCCGAGGAGCTGGGGGACCTGCTGTTCGCCACCGCCATGCTCGGCCGCAAGCTCGGCGTCGATCCCGAGGCCGCCCTCGAGGCCGCGAACGCGAAGTTCCGTCGCCGGTTCGCCGGCGTCGAACGGGCGCTGCACGAGCAGGGCGTGCCGCTCGAGCAGGCCGGCCTCGAGCTGATGGACCGGCTGTGGAGCGAGACCAAGCGGCGGGAGCGCTAG
- a CDS encoding DUF4388 domain-containing protein produces the protein MALQGTIKDFGLGDILQLIGIQRKTGVLTMESAEDTVTVKFLDGQVVGADTRSRNLEDLLGSVLVRTGRITEAQLQEALKVQRSTLQRVGYILATTGSISEEDLREALRIQVLQIVYRLFRWRDGKYHFTPTDHVDYDVDHFTPVSAETILMEGARMIDEWPILERRIRSPRMVFRKTAAGAALDAPVASLVDADVDFGFDRAAGSSGPDAEGIQVSGEELEVLHMVDGRSTVQDLVDRSPLGEFDVYHLLYELLNRNLIEEVRVAVAPGAVQAEERHRAVLAGALAVPVLLLAGAGLVASFWSPLAPWRVAGVGAETDLLKTYASQARLERIESALQVFYYDLGSVPSDLNALVRARYLDPADLLDPWGRPYLFRTSPGGYELLGADARGGAAEELTVRRAFTANQRLLLGGAR, from the coding sequence GTGGCGCTCCAGGGGACGATCAAGGACTTCGGGCTGGGGGACATCCTCCAGCTGATCGGCATCCAGCGGAAAACCGGCGTGCTCACGATGGAGAGCGCGGAGGACACGGTCACCGTCAAGTTCCTCGACGGGCAGGTCGTGGGCGCCGACACGCGGTCCCGCAACCTCGAGGACCTGCTCGGGTCGGTCCTCGTCCGGACCGGGCGCATCACCGAGGCGCAGCTGCAGGAGGCGCTCAAGGTCCAGCGCTCCACGCTCCAGCGCGTCGGCTACATCCTCGCGACCACGGGGTCGATCTCCGAGGAGGACCTCCGCGAGGCGTTGCGCATCCAGGTCCTCCAGATCGTCTACCGGCTGTTCCGGTGGCGCGACGGCAAGTATCACTTCACGCCGACGGACCACGTCGACTACGACGTCGATCACTTCACCCCGGTCAGCGCCGAGACGATCCTGATGGAAGGCGCGCGGATGATCGACGAATGGCCGATCCTCGAGCGCCGGATCCGGTCGCCGCGCATGGTCTTCCGCAAGACCGCGGCCGGCGCCGCGCTCGACGCGCCCGTCGCGTCACTCGTCGACGCGGACGTCGACTTCGGCTTCGACCGCGCCGCGGGCTCGTCCGGCCCCGACGCCGAGGGGATTCAGGTCTCCGGAGAGGAGCTCGAGGTCCTGCACATGGTCGACGGCCGCTCGACGGTCCAGGACCTCGTGGACCGCAGCCCCCTCGGCGAGTTCGACGTCTACCACCTTCTCTACGAGCTGCTCAACCGCAACCTCATCGAGGAGGTGCGCGTCGCCGTCGCCCCCGGAGCCGTCCAGGCCGAGGAGCGGCATCGCGCGGTCCTGGCGGGAGCGCTCGCGGTGCCCGTCCTGCTCCTCGCGGGGGCGGGACTCGTCGCGTCGTTCTGGAGCCCGCTCGCCCCGTGGCGCGTCGCCGGCGTGGGGGCGGAGACCGACCTCCTGAAGACCTACGCGAGCCAGGCCCGGCTCGAGCGGATCGAAAGCGCCCTCCAGGTCTTCTACTACGATCTCGGCTCGGTCCCTTCCGACCTGAACGCGCTCGTGCGCGCGCGTTACCTCGATCCCGCCGATCTCCTCGACCCGTGGGGCCGCCCGTACCTGTTCCGGACCTCCCCGGGAGGGTACGAGCTTCTCGGAGCCGACGCGCGGGGAGGGGCGGCGGAGGAACTCACCGTGCGCCGGGCGTTCACCGCGAACCAGCGGCTGCTCCTCGGGGGCGCGAGGTAG
- a CDS encoding DUF4340 domain-containing protein: protein MRGRTLLILLATFAAAVAFVFWLEPGKLKTEDAAPNGPLLALDPEHVRSVAFASASGPAFTIARDPSGLFRLDDGRGLEADAGRVEGVLSVLRDARVERVLDDGSDHDATVYGLAPAERTVRVRTDSAATTVEVGRASPTGYRRYARVDAGPVVLVDGAVGTALERAESDYVERRLLPMEASRVRRIEIDAPPRRIVLDRAGSEWRIAEPFSDRADLGVAENLARSMTAMTVEELEAGAAAFTGGWRVRIEGETGGPAREARISGERRPDRREVERLPGPVRGRILEAAARDLERDPEAMRDTRVTAFSSPDVRAIAWRAGGATVRVSRDGGAGPWTREDETGAKRPVDAAAVEGLLDTTRWLRAKGFVPGGPPSTTPLATLELSGAAGAIDALDFFDGGDGDTTLVGARARPGVASRISRASYDELAAKATGLGR, encoded by the coding sequence GTGAGGGGGCGAACCCTCCTGATCCTGCTGGCGACGTTCGCGGCCGCGGTGGCGTTCGTGTTCTGGCTCGAGCCCGGGAAGCTCAAGACCGAGGACGCGGCCCCCAACGGTCCGCTCCTCGCGCTCGACCCGGAGCACGTCCGCAGCGTGGCGTTCGCTTCGGCGTCGGGACCCGCGTTCACGATCGCGCGCGACCCCTCGGGGCTGTTCCGCCTCGACGACGGACGCGGGCTCGAGGCCGACGCGGGACGCGTCGAGGGAGTGCTCTCCGTGCTCCGCGACGCACGGGTGGAGCGCGTGCTCGACGACGGTTCGGACCACGACGCGACGGTTTACGGCCTCGCCCCGGCCGAGCGCACGGTGCGTGTGCGGACCGACTCGGCCGCGACGACCGTCGAGGTCGGCCGCGCGTCGCCGACGGGATACCGCCGGTACGCCCGGGTCGACGCCGGCCCGGTGGTTCTGGTCGACGGCGCGGTGGGAACGGCGTTGGAGCGCGCCGAATCGGACTACGTCGAGCGGCGGCTTCTCCCGATGGAGGCGTCGCGTGTCCGCCGCATCGAGATCGACGCGCCGCCGCGGCGCATCGTTTTGGATCGGGCGGGATCCGAATGGCGGATCGCGGAGCCGTTCTCCGACCGGGCGGACCTCGGCGTCGCGGAGAACCTCGCACGCTCGATGACCGCGATGACGGTGGAGGAGCTGGAGGCCGGCGCCGCCGCGTTCACCGGAGGCTGGCGCGTCCGGATCGAGGGGGAGACGGGGGGTCCCGCCCGCGAAGCGCGGATCTCGGGCGAGCGGCGCCCCGACCGCCGGGAGGTCGAGCGCCTCCCCGGGCCGGTCCGCGGCCGGATTCTCGAGGCCGCCGCGCGCGACCTCGAGCGCGACCCCGAGGCGATGCGCGACACCCGCGTCACCGCGTTCTCGAGCCCCGACGTGCGCGCGATCGCGTGGCGCGCCGGCGGCGCGACGGTCCGCGTGTCGCGGGACGGGGGCGCGGGGCCGTGGACGCGCGAGGACGAGACGGGGGCGAAACGTCCCGTCGACGCCGCCGCGGTGGAGGGGCTGCTCGACACGACCCGCTGGCTGCGGGCGAAGGGGTTCGTGCCGGGAGGGCCCCCCTCGACGACGCCCCTCGCGACGCTCGAGCTCTCGGGGGCGGCGGGAGCGATCGACGCCCTCGATTTCTTCGACGGGGGCGACGGCGACACGACCCTCGTGGGTGCGCGTGCGCGCCCCGGCGTCGCATCCAGGATCTCCCGCGCGAGCTACGACGAGCTCGCGGCCAAGGCGACCGGACTCGGCCGGTGA
- the dtd gene encoding D-aminoacyl-tRNA deacylase encodes MKTLLQRVSRAEVRVDGVRVASIGPGLLVLVGVERGDTEADVDHQADKTAQLRIFPDDEGKMNRSLEEAKGSALVVSQFTLAGSTRRGRRPSFDAAAPPETARTLYARFAARLRARGVPVETGIFQATMEVELVNDGPVTILLDPPGDRGTP; translated from the coding sequence GTGAAGACGCTCCTGCAGCGCGTTTCGCGCGCCGAGGTTCGCGTGGACGGCGTGCGGGTGGCGTCGATCGGCCCCGGCCTCCTCGTGCTCGTCGGCGTCGAGCGGGGCGACACCGAGGCGGACGTCGATCATCAGGCGGACAAGACCGCGCAGCTCCGGATCTTCCCCGACGACGAGGGAAAGATGAACCGCAGTCTCGAGGAGGCGAAGGGCTCCGCGCTCGTCGTGTCGCAGTTCACCCTCGCCGGCTCGACGCGCCGGGGACGCCGGCCGTCGTTCGACGCCGCCGCTCCGCCGGAGACCGCGCGCACGCTCTACGCGCGATTCGCCGCGCGACTGCGCGCGCGCGGGGTCCCGGTCGAGACGGGGATCTTCCAGGCGACGATGGAGGTGGAGCTGGTCAACGACGGCCCGGTGACCATCCTGCTCGACCCGCCCGGCGACCGGGGGACCCCGTGA